One window of Mesorhizobium loti R88b genomic DNA carries:
- a CDS encoding ABC transporter ATP-binding protein → MSFLEISGLKKHYGPVAALAGVDLSVASGSRTAIVGPSGCGKTTLLRLIAGFEAPDQGRIALDGEALANGGVAVPAHRRGIGVVAQDGALFPHLTIGDNIGFGMGRNEDKRAERIVELAYIVGLDKAILKRRPHELSGGQQQRVALARAMAMKPRLMLLDEPFSALDTGLRASMRKAVAELLEAAGITTILVTHDQAEALSFAAQVAVMRDGKFSQVGTPRDLYLKPKDRMIAEFLGDAIILPAKISDGFANSSLGRIAVDTKERRDVARIMLRPEQIALKRTSREGMSGTSDMPFGEVTESEFAGSTCTIAVRLLNNSDPPDAAAIGNTPLILRKSGMDAPAVGEIVRLTVSGKAHVFA, encoded by the coding sequence ATGAGCTTTCTCGAAATCAGCGGCCTGAAAAAGCATTACGGCCCGGTCGCCGCGCTGGCCGGTGTCGACCTGAGCGTCGCCAGCGGCAGCCGCACGGCGATCGTCGGACCATCCGGCTGTGGCAAAACCACCTTGCTGCGACTGATCGCCGGCTTCGAGGCACCCGACCAGGGCCGCATCGCGCTCGACGGTGAGGCGCTGGCCAATGGCGGTGTGGCGGTGCCGGCGCATCGCCGCGGCATCGGCGTTGTGGCGCAGGACGGCGCCCTGTTCCCGCATTTGACCATTGGCGACAACATCGGTTTCGGCATGGGCCGGAACGAGGACAAGCGCGCCGAGCGCATCGTAGAGCTCGCCTATATCGTCGGCCTGGACAAGGCGATCCTCAAGCGCCGTCCGCACGAACTTTCCGGCGGCCAGCAGCAGCGCGTGGCGCTCGCCCGTGCCATGGCGATGAAGCCGAGGCTGATGCTGCTCGACGAGCCGTTCTCGGCACTCGACACTGGCCTGCGCGCCTCGATGCGCAAGGCGGTGGCCGAACTTCTGGAGGCGGCCGGTATCACCACCATCCTGGTGACGCATGACCAGGCCGAAGCGCTGTCCTTCGCTGCCCAGGTGGCGGTGATGCGCGACGGAAAATTCTCGCAGGTCGGCACGCCGCGCGACCTTTACCTCAAGCCGAAGGACAGGATGATCGCCGAATTCCTCGGCGACGCCATCATCCTGCCGGCAAAGATATCAGATGGCTTCGCCAACTCATCTCTCGGCCGCATCGCTGTCGACACAAAGGAGCGGCGCGATGTCGCCCGCATCATGCTGCGGCCGGAGCAGATCGCATTGAAAAGAACGTCGCGCGAAGGCATGTCTGGTACATCGGACATGCCGTTCGGCGAGGTGACGGAATCGGAATTCGCCGGCTCGACGTGCACGATCGCGGTGCGGCTCCTGAACAATTCCGACCCGCCGGACGCCGCCGCCATCGGCAACACGCCGCTGATCCTGCGCAAATCCGGCATGGACGCGCCGGCGGTCGGCGAGATCGTGCGGCTGACCGTGTCGGGAAAGGCGCATGTCTTCGCCTGA
- a CDS encoding ABC transporter permease, whose translation MQSAVDLTRSGLPSGTGRRARRRVAPWLITAAISVSLLALLPLAFIIWIAVQTGWDTVSALVFRPRVGELLVNTTLLVLLAVPIAIVLSVALAWLTERSDLPGARLWAWLCVAPLAIPAFVHSYAWITMVPGLHGLWAGVLVSVIAYFPFLYLPISAALRRLDPALEDAAAALGLGPWRVFWRVVLPQLRLAICGGSLLVGLHLLAEYGLYVFIRFDTFTTAIVDQFQSTFNGPAANMLAGVLVTCCFVLLGLEVLVRGEERYARVGSGAARYQQRANLGRATIPSLLLLLVTTLLALGVPFVTIGRWLAAGGTDVWRLDEIGLALGQTLFLALAGALLATVAAMPMAWISIRAPGPLQRLLEGCNYIVGSLPGVVIALALVTITVRIALPLYQTLFTILVAYALMFLPRALVSLRASIAQAPVELERAASSLGRAPLNALWSTTIRLSAPGAAAGMALVALGIMNELTATQMLAPNGTRTLAMAFWSYSGEIDYASAAPYAFIMVAMSLPLTWLLYVQSKRMAGR comes from the coding sequence ATGCAGTCCGCGGTCGATCTCACGCGCTCGGGCCTGCCTTCGGGCACTGGCAGAAGGGCTCGAAGGCGCGTGGCGCCTTGGCTGATCACCGCCGCCATTTCCGTTTCGCTGCTCGCCCTTTTGCCGCTCGCCTTCATCATCTGGATCGCGGTGCAGACCGGCTGGGACACCGTCTCGGCGCTTGTCTTCCGGCCGCGCGTCGGCGAACTGTTGGTCAACACCACGCTGCTGGTGCTGCTGGCCGTGCCGATCGCCATCGTGCTGTCCGTCGCGCTGGCCTGGCTGACCGAACGTAGCGACCTGCCTGGCGCCCGGCTGTGGGCCTGGCTGTGCGTGGCGCCGCTCGCCATTCCCGCCTTCGTGCATTCCTATGCCTGGATCACCATGGTGCCCGGGCTGCATGGCCTGTGGGCCGGCGTGCTGGTATCCGTCATCGCCTATTTTCCCTTCCTCTATCTGCCCATATCGGCGGCGCTGCGGCGCCTCGATCCTGCCCTGGAGGATGCGGCCGCAGCCCTTGGCCTTGGGCCGTGGCGCGTATTCTGGCGTGTCGTGTTGCCGCAGCTCAGGCTCGCCATCTGCGGTGGCTCGCTGCTGGTCGGACTGCATCTGCTGGCCGAATACGGCCTCTATGTCTTCATCCGCTTCGACACCTTCACCACGGCGATCGTCGACCAGTTCCAGTCGACCTTCAACGGACCGGCCGCCAACATGCTGGCCGGCGTGCTGGTGACCTGCTGCTTCGTGCTTCTGGGCCTCGAAGTGCTGGTGCGCGGCGAGGAGCGCTATGCCCGTGTCGGCTCTGGTGCCGCCCGCTATCAGCAGCGCGCCAATCTCGGACGCGCCACCATCCCGAGCCTCCTCTTGCTTCTTGTCACCACGCTGCTGGCGCTGGGCGTGCCCTTCGTCACCATCGGCCGCTGGCTTGCCGCCGGCGGCACAGATGTGTGGCGCCTCGATGAGATCGGCCTGGCGCTTGGCCAGACGCTGTTCCTGGCGCTCGCCGGCGCCCTGCTCGCCACTGTCGCCGCCATGCCGATGGCCTGGATCTCGATCCGCGCCCCGGGACCGTTGCAGCGCTTGCTGGAGGGCTGCAACTACATCGTCGGCTCGCTGCCGGGTGTCGTCATCGCACTGGCGCTCGTCACCATCACCGTGCGCATCGCCCTGCCGCTCTATCAGACCCTGTTCACCATCCTGGTCGCCTATGCACTCATGTTCCTGCCACGCGCGCTGGTCAGCCTGCGCGCCTCGATCGCGCAGGCGCCGGTCGAGCTCGAGCGAGCCGCGTCCAGCCTCGGCCGGGCACCGCTCAACGCGCTGTGGTCGACGACCATCCGCCTGTCGGCGCCCGGAGCCGCGGCCGGCATGGCGCTGGTGGCGCTTGGCATCATGAACGAGCTGACCGCGACCCAGATGCTGGCGCCAAACGGCACCCGGACCCTGGCGATGGCGTTCTGGTCCTATAGTGGCGAGATTGATTATGCCTCTGCGGCGCCTTACGCCTTCATCATGGTAGCGATGTCGCTCCCCCTCACCTGGCTGCTCTATGTCCAGTCGAAACGGATGGCCGGACGATGA